Genomic window (Capsicum annuum cultivar UCD-10X-F1 chromosome 10, UCD10Xv1.1, whole genome shotgun sequence):
ACATTCTTCTTTGTTGACTCTACTGTCTGCCCATGACTTCCCGTTGTGTACCTGATGGTGACATAAATAGGTGCTGCATAGGTTCTGTCAGAGAGTCGGCATTTCTGCGGACTTAGTTTCTCAGTTACAGCATCAAAAATCATTGATGGTTCCCCAACGTGGACATCCATGTAACTAAGATAAATAATGGGGTCCAATGTTGATCTAATCTCCTGATTCGCTCGGACAATCTTCTTTATTTCCGTCTTAACAAAATAATTGGAGTCCAAGTGTTGCTTCAACAATCCTCTCACCTTTAGGAATTCTGGAACAAGTTGAAACTTGTCCACCAAATTCTTAATGAGAGAAGCAAGGTGCTGCTTGTCAATTCCGTGGCTCGAGTCGTCTGCCGTACTGGACATGGTAGAATCATAACCCATACCTGCTGCCAATCAATTTTCCAGTAGAACAAAACCAGAAACAATGAGATTGTAGAAGCAGCGAGGATGAGAGCCGAAACACGGTAAGATGATTTATTTTCCCCTGCCACAAAAAGGTATACAGCACGATTAGTTCGGGGCTAATTCAAGAGCGATTACACAACAATATACAAGTAAAACTATCAACCATCACTAGCATCTTGTATTCAGAAAGTGACATGTCCAAGTAATGAAAACGatgtacatatacatacacaagtACAAGTGGCATTTTCCTTACAAATTTCTGCTTTACTACAACCACATTTCAAGCTTAAAAATTTCATCGCTCGCCATTTTAACACGGTACCATTTAGAGAATCATATTATTCCTTGGCATCTATCTGCAATCCTACCATCTAGAAATACAACAAGAAATACACTAAAAGTGAAAAAACAAACTAGCATGTTCGGTACTTGGGCAATATATTgaatttcatccaatttcaagACATCCCTTTTTTTCTCATCTCCAACACAATTAAGGGTTGTTCGGTGGCTGGTTAAAATTATGTAGGTATTATTAATGTATGTATTAGTTATGCAGGTATTAATTATTCCACCTTCTACGCCACATAAGATAATACACCAATCCCTCATAACTTATACATGTACTCCCTCAATTTCAATTTGTTTAgcctattttgacttgacacaaagtttaagaaaataaagaaacatttgaattttattgtcttaaattaagatatgtcaaatgtatcaaaatgcaaTAAAGAAACATTTGAATTTTATCGTCTTAAAttaagatatgtcaaatgtaccaaaatgcacTTTGAAGGGCAAAAAAAagggcagctcggtgcactaaagctcccgatATGCGCAAGGTCCGAGGAAGatccccaccacaagggtgtattgtacgtaatcttaccttgcatttctgtcagaggttatttccaaggcttgaacccgtgacctcctgatcacatggcaacgactttaccaattactccaaggctCACCTTTGCCAATTACCAAAATGCACTTTAAGAGTTACTAAAATGGGAAAGGGTCATTCTCTTTGAAATGGACTAATAAggaaagcagcaacaacaacaataataacatatccaGTGCAATCCCACAAGTTAGGTCTGAGGAGCGTAGAATGTACACAGACCATATAACTATCTCGTGGCAAAAGACCTTCAGCTTAAGTGCGGGTTTCTAAATTTGCAAACAAAATGTCGTACTAATTTTGTACATGAATAACTTATTTCCTAACTAGCTACCAAAACAATGTATTAATTTACTCAAAAgttaatacatgaataaataacCTTGTTTCTTTACTAGCTATCAAATAACGGGCAGCCAGGAGCTATTTAAgtatttctatttattattaCTTCCTAGATCCTAATTTATGTGGCCTTTTCTAGATTTGAGATTTAAATAAATTTGTTtttaaacataaatatttcaCATACTTCTTCTGTTTTATTTTACttagtaaaattatgaaattaagagaacttttattatatttttttttctgtcCTTAATATTACGTACTCCtcgtttcattttatgtgttgctATTTGATCTAAtacaaagtctaagaaataaatgatgaatTTATAAAGTTTACGAAATTATACCTCCTAAAGTTACTTTAATATTTACCTTTTAGTCGTCTTTTTTTATTAAGTAGACCCGGTAAGAATAAAATGGGATGATGACattaaataattgtcaaataagaaaaagtgatattctttttgggacggatcaaaaagaaaatgacaacACATtgaaatgaaacggagggagtaactaAATAATGGAGTGTATTGACTAATTCAATTTGGTttaaaaaaattagtcaaattgacaCTCATCATACGAAACACGACAAATAAAATTGAGTAGAGATAGTAATTTCACTAAAATGATTtcttattatcaaatattttaatccctattgtcatattttatgagaaatactctagttgttttaatttatgcGGCACAATTCAAATTTCACAAGTCAACTATTTAATTTTGACTTCGTGCTCAAGCGTAAAATCTTTtaagtttttgaaataaaatttacatatttgcCGAAAATGTGGTTTTTCGGGATATAGTTGCATTATGCAGGGTAAAATATGGAGTAAAAATGCATGTATTAGCAATGCAGGGATTAAACTGTTTACTTCCCAGATGAATTTGACAGCACCATATAGGATCAAAGCAAATGTTTGACAATATTAATATTgttaaagggcagcccggtgcattaaagctatcgctatgcgcggTATCCGGAGAAgggcccaccacaagggtgtatcgtaagcagccttactttgcatttctgccagaggctgtttccaaaacttgaacccgtgacctgcGAGGCAGCCTTAATGTTTGGCAATGTTAATATTGCTAGAGAACAAATAATCAAACAATTGAACACACAGAATTAAAGCAACCAAGCTAAGTGACAAATAACACActtccaaaaaaaaaagcaacccagtgcactaaagctaccgctatgtgcgCTGTCCGAAGAAGGGTCCCACCACaggggtgtatcgtacgcagccttaccttgcatttttgcaagaggctatttccaaggcttgaacccgtgacctcctagtcacatggcaacaactttaccagttactccaaggcttccCTTCAAATAACACACTTCTAAAGTTTCTATATTTGCTGTTGCTTTAGAAATTTGATTGAATCTGGGAAACAATAGTTTCTATAGCTGGTTCTGATCCGAAAACTGAATTCGCAATGCTTATAACACCAGCAATAGCAATAGAATTTCCATATCCCACGTTGCGTTGGTAGTGAACAAGTCCAACTGGAAAAACAACCGTATTGCCTTTACACCTACTAATTCAGCAGAAACGAAATGATGTCATGGATCAGTGACGAGTATCTGAATCAGACTCAGTTTCCGATTCCTGTTGAAAAGGATTTAATCCGAGTGTCATCACTCGAGTCTTCATTTTCATCCACCTGAGAATTGTGTGACTGTGTATCCTGTTTTGATTTCTCTTGTGTGAATTTGAACATCTCTGGCCTGCACAGGGATTATGTAACTAAATGAAATGACCAACTACGTGAAATCAACACCAAGTAAAACACACACTCAGCGGAGTCTGACTATTGACGTGACTTTTGAAGCACGCGTACTTGGCCATGATAGAGAACCTGCGTAACAAGACATGCCACTTTTCTACCTGATTCGGTAAGCTTCTTCTCTGCCACTCTCATCCACCACGACAAAGTTGCCTATTGATAAAAAATAGGCATGCTCTTTTGAAATTTAGCTGGAAATATTGCTAATGATGTTTCACCTTTGGCATCCGTTACTTGAATAATGTTGGAACTTCGAAGGTCGACAACCTGTATAATGCTTTGTCCTTTTTGAAGACTCAAAAATTCTTCATCCACACCCCTTTTCAAATTCTCTCCCCCCCCCGCCCTCTCATGCTTCTTCTTTCCCCAATTGGAACACACACTGCAGCATTTCCATATGAACCTTCAAGGACAGTGAGCATCTCAGTAGCTCTTGGATGAGTGTGGAGAGGTTAAATCGATGGTGTATAGTCAACGTGCACCAGTGAGATACCAAGTGTGTCAAGTGATGATATTTGAGCTACATTGACTAGAATGAACTTAGATCAAACTGTGTTTGATGTATTTCCAACCAAATGCACGCGCGCATCAGTGAGATACCAAGAGTGTTAAGTCCTCTTCTTCGACAGACTTGAGATATTTCCAAGCTAAGTCGTTTTACTTTAGCTGAAAACAACGGAAAAATACAGTGAGAAAATTCATGAGAATCATCCATCTTCTAGTCCTAGTAAGAGGATTATGATACTCTCATCGCGATTTACTGATTTGCAATACATAAATCCTGTATTGGACTTGGTTCAAAAGCTAACACAACACAGCAGAAACAAAGTGTCATCAAATTCAGCAGAAACATGACAGTGTGATTCTTGAATACATTTGGTAGATTATGTACGCATGATGCAGTTTCTTCTATCTCTTCACATGCTAAGCACTGACCATTCCGCGATCTATATAATATACATAGAAATGGAAGGACTTAGACGACATAGGATCTGTTAGATTAAGGGTCAATGCTAAACTTTTTACATACAATTGTTGCTATAGTACAATAGTTCAGTAAACATTACGGTTAAAAAGGGTTCATGTGATGTTATaaataaagtagaagaagaaacaTAAGGACGACAAAAAGTTAACGAGAAGATAATTATACTGCTGCTTTTCTGAACAAACTCCTATGAATAAATAGGAAGCATCATGCTCTCCAAACACATATGAAACTACAATCAAGGTTCCCCTAGTTTTAATCGCGGGACAATGTTCATTGATTGGAGCTCCTGGATTAGGAGCTTGCACGCATAAGGCAACTTCATCATAGGAATATTTTCCCCGTTCTTACACATGGACAAAATCCAGTCTTCAGCTTGCAGTTGTAATATCCCAATAAACCACATTTTCTGCAAACCTGAACCTCAAACGGATCACTGGAAAGCATCAAGCGCTCGTGTATCAACATACTGGCACCATATGCAAGTAAACAATCACGTTCCATTTCTCCCACACGTAAACCTCCATTTCTACTCCTACCTTCGGTAGGTTTTCTTGTCATAGTAACACGAGGAACAATCCCACGAGCGTGAATTTTGTCTAGGACCATGTGTTTCAGCTTTTGGTAATATATTGGCCCCATGAAGATGTACGCCTGTAGTGGCATACCGGTAATGCCTGAATAAAGAAAGTCCTTGCCATTGTAGCTGTAGCCATGTTTAACAAGAGTTTCGCAGATAGCATCAACCGTGTCTGCATGACCACTGGGTTCTCCGAAAGCACTGCTGGAATGAAACCTCCCACATGAAACCCCAGCTTTACTTCCGAGAAGCTCTATCATCTTTCCCACTGTCATTCGGCTTGGAAATCCATGAGGATTCATACTAAGATCAGGACAAATGCCACATTCAGAAAACGGAAGATCTTCTTGTTGTACAATGGTGCCACAAACTCCTTTCTGCCCATGCCTGCTACTAAACTTGTCACCAATCGCAGGCCTACGAGTATCACGAATCATAAACTTGATGCTTAAATTGTTTTTTCATCAGAGTGAAGAGCCACTCTCTAAACGACAGCTAATTCCCCTTCAGTACCTTTATAAGTTTGTCTACTTGGCTTGTATGAAGTATCAGGCAAGGCCGTAGGAGACGTGCCTGGTATCGGCCTCGTGACTGTAGGGGATTCCTTGTTGATATAGATATCATGACGTCGAATAATTTCTCCTGGAGAAGCTATTCCATCATCATCCAGAACCTGCATCCTATCGGCTTCATATCCTTGACGCTGTGGTTTAATTATTCTATCTGATATGCCATTCTCATACGTCTGATATATGGCAGCGTATTTTTTCATCACTATGCAATGCCCAAAGCCTCGATCTAAAGAAGACTTGTTCATtactattgcatcctctatgtcatAGCCACTATTACTCATCACACCAACAGTGGCATTCTAACCAGCCCCTAATTTATCATAATTCATACCCAACCAGCTCGATTGCTCTTGTTTTCAGTAAAGGGCGTTGAGGATACACCAAAAGGTAGAGCAAATCGTCCATCCGATTCAACTGGTCATAGGCAATGTTTCCCATAGCTTGCTTACCCATAGCACACTGATAAGTATTCCTAGGGGACTGATTGTGATGAGGATAAGGTATCAAACAGGCACAAACACCTAAGATTGTGAAAGCCTCAATCTCAATATGCGTTGTTTCCATTGTGGCCTCTTTTTCATATAGAGCAATCAATGAGTTGTTCTCCTCGTTGACATCAAGATATTCAATCAAACCATCCCTTAGAAAGCTGTTGAAGTCACGCACACCATCCCTCAACTCTTTCATATGGAGCTCCTTGATCCTGGAAACACCTCTATCAGCAATTACAAGTGGACGACAGACAGTCCACCATCTGAAGCAATGTAGACGCAGTGCTGCTTTTCATTCACAAAAATGCTTACAAACTCTCCGATTTTACCAGCCCTTTATAGCTTCCTCATAGAATTAGCAAATCTCTGCGAACTCTTGTGCTTGCCTAGCATAAGTCCATTTAATACAATGAGATAAGCAGTAGCACTGTTCCATCATGTAAAGTTCAGTTACATGTCACAGAAATGAAGTAGGAATTTTACTTACAGAATTTAGCACAAACTGAAAAGTTAAATTTCGTTGTGGTTATTAACACAAAATGCAACAAAATAGGAATATAAACATGTCTAAGATCGGGACTTTTTTAGGAACACTGTTCCGCCAAGTACCTGCAACCTCCCACCATTAATCGTACCAGGTAAGTCGGTTCATCAAGGTGGACGGAGATACCACCTATCCTACTTCAGTACACGCTTAAATATCAGGcgggaaaaatataaataaaaaaaactataccaGAGAAATAATAGGGCGCTCATCCTAATCTGTCGTAACATGAGTCATCAAGGCCAGGTTTTTcaccaatccacaagcttcaCCTTCTGGTGTGTCACAAGGACAGAGCATACCAAAGTGGCTAGGTTGCAGTGCTCTAGGACCCGCTAACTTTCCTAGACTTCTCGAATTGTGGTTTGATCTTCGTCATGTTGCCCAACGTTCCAATGTATGATAACCTAGCAACAACATCAGTCACGCCTTTCTTGTGCATCCCAAATCGTTTAACATCCCAGTTGCCCGTAGACAGGGCTCTCCCCAGCTCTAAAGTAATTCTGTTATATTTCTTTATACAATATAAAATGTCCCGAGCACTGGAGCTAGCATCAAATGCCCTCTTAGATTCAGAATTCATCGTCTTGAATAAATCCTCAAAAAGGAGGGATAAAAGCTGACCGGAGAGCTCCAGTCGTTTGTTCCCAACATAGTCCTTGTCATCCATTGCATCCTTGTTTAAAATTTCTTCCATCATGCGCCTCATCATTACTGGAACATATATGCATTTTTTGCAGAAATTATGCTGATGGACAGGAACATTTGCAAGAAATATGTCACGAAGACATATGACCGGAGAAATAAGAagtatatctttttctttctccatttTTATAATCGTTTTGCGTTTTGTTTTTTCGGAACTACTGATAACAGATGCTTGTACACAGCCTTTATTATCCGTATCAATGATTATTCTGTTCTTCGAGAGCTGCTCTTGAATTGAAATTACCTTCTCCGTGTCATTGATAACCAAATATCCTCTGGGACCAAGTGGACATTCTTCAAGTTTTGCTAGCTGTTCTTCATCTTTCCCATATAGCACGCAAGAACAACTTCTTAGCATAATAGGCATTCGTCCAATGATAACATCCTTCTCCGTTGATTCTTGTTTTTTCCCTTTCATTGTTGTTGTGTAGTCGACTGTGTCATAAATTGGAGCCACATAGGTAAGGCTAGATAGCCAATATTTCTGTGGACTTAGTTACTGATCAGTTACACCATCATAAATCATTGATGGTTCACCAATACGGACATCCCTGTACCTAAGATAAATATTGGGGTCCCTTGTCGATCTAATCTCATTATTCGCTCGGACAATCTTCTTTATTTCCGTCTTAACAAACTAATTGAACGAGTCCAAGTGCTGCTTCACCAGTCCTCTCACCTTTAGGAATTCTGGAATAAGTTGATACTTGTCCACCGAATTCTTAATGGGAGAAGCAAggtactttttttcatttttagaatTAAGTTGTGGTGCAGAAGAATAAATACAAAGCTTATAAATTCGTAATCTttgaaaaatcaaacaattaGTCAAATAGGGTAATTAAAAGTGTGAAttatctcaaatctattttttttttgacttaaTCTTAGTTTCAGTTATGTCCAATCCAactatataatagtaataatctATCAAAGTTCTCgagttttgaaaatttgaagtGGAGCAAGAATTTAAAGTTTATACATCTATGTTATTTAATTCTAAATCAATATGTATATATTCAATggaattttctagacaaataTACATTTTTGGACAAAAGCCATTGAATTCTGTTGAATTTGTAACTATATTCCAACCAAGGGCAGAGCTAGCATACACTGAGGGGTTCATCTGGacccccttcgacgaaaaattatactatttatataagattaaaattattttttacgtatatatagtagatgttgaactcctTTCGATTAATTTGTATGTGCATCTTTGAACCTCCTCAATAAAAATGACACTGACACGGATTCCAACTCCCTATCGGAAAAAGAATCGCCTTTGTGAGGAGCGTTTTACCATTCGCTTTGAGACTTCTGTGTGAATCCAAATATAATCGAACCTCAATACGGATACCAGACACCAAATtaagtgaaatatatatatatttaaaaatgagTCTCTCTCTTCTTTTGGAAATTCTTTAATCCCAAATTTCCCCATGTCACGTTTTTAAgttcgcaaaattaaaaaatattttggcacATAATAATATGGTTAGTTTACCACTACAAGTTTCAAatgttttttactttttaaacttCATATTAagttaaaaccaaagaaataaattGAAATCGGGAAGTAAAAGTATAATCTTTCCGTGTTAGAATCAACAAATACATTTTGATTTTCCTTTAATTATGGAAAATCTTTTTCAATACTTTATGCTAAAATATTTAGACTAAATATTGATGTTTACGtgtattatttcaaaaaaaaaagaaaaaaactttaagTTAAAGAAATTTGAAGTTGTTAAGATGTTACTTAATTTAGAATAATTATCACACTGCTAATATTTACTAGTACATTTGTTTTCTTGCCATTTTTTAACaaataagaaaacaaatatttacTTCGAATATCACAAGATATATAGTACTCATAGAAAAAGCAAAATTATTTTTAGACTAAATCATTAGATATCAATAAAATgtaaatatatatgaatatacaatatataaattaGTTGTATTATCCATTTAACTATGAATTTGGTCGTTCGATTTCTAATAAAATGCAGAAACTAATAAATATTCTACTTGAGAAAATGtcaagaaattattttttcttaatgatCAAGTAGAACAGTAGAAACACACcttttcatcatcaaaagtgTCAATTGATCATTTGTTCTTTCAAACTCATATTCATATTTCAagatattttcttagaatttaagATGATGTATTATcagtaattttaaaaattgagcaAAGTTTATCAGATTTTGGGCTTTATAATAacttatatattattaaaatttggTCAAGTTTGAATACGTCCATCATTGCAAAGCTATTATTAGactcaaaaaataacaaatatatgtTTAACAGTGTATATGGATTTGTTAATTTGCCAGTTACcactaattttttattaatttattaaaactttatctataactccataaaattgaaatgaaataatgTTCATGTGACAAAAGAACgaaaaactttgaaaaatttgGTATagttgatttggtttgattttgataaaaagtaaACCAAAGCGTCCCATGTACACACAGTCCCTCTAACTATGCATTAGAATAGAGGCATATTTTGTAAGAAATTCCCAATGGCTACTCTATTATACTTCAAAAGAATTTCAAATTATAACTTGGAAAATACTTTACTAATTATAATTAAAAAGCACACACGATAAAGAACTAGGTATGttgtatataattttgaaaaatagacATTCTCTTATATTATAAGAGGGAGAGAGCAGCTTCCGGTCATCCTGTTTGCCGATCATTTAGCTGCTTGCTTCGTGATTTTTTtacatcacccttaattaattattatatgtcatttatgtattagaaaattactaatatttaataaaacaagtaaaatagacattcatgACATGTTTGCTGCAActacttcaaccgtaattttactatatcacttctaattaattgagtattataagtcatctaagtattaaaaaattcatattaaaaacTTATTGTAAAGTATCTAAATAttaacaaaaattaataatatttaatgtcaaattaACTTAATGTTTTATATAAcgacaatcacttctttttttcacaagtattttttatagtaattttgttatattatttctaattagttattataagtcatttaagacatgtatgctttgctgcttcaatcgtgattttactatgtcacctctaattaattattatggtcgtCGAAGTATTGTGTCagttaaattggaatagaagaaaaaatattataaatcacaagaagtaagaaattgaattatttaaaaaatataattgactatcaatgccacaaaattttaaacaaggagattaacatatattatttgaaaattacatacaaaagtattataaattacaatagttaaccatttaaatatctaaaagcaattaatctgttatatattccacaaaaatacataaaagtactatagatcacaataattaacaacttaaaaaattttaaaaatataaaatatttgatttactctcaaaattatatcagtgttacttaaattgaaataattaaaaatataattaactatcaatgtcaaaaaaatttggacaaggaCAGCAACATGCATTATTTTGAAAATtgcataaaaagtattataaattacaatagttaacaacttataGTATTGCAAAAAAATTAatctatatatttcaaaaaatactataaatcacaataatcaacaacttaaaaaatcaaaaagatataaaatatttagttgacTTTCGAAAgtatctgttatatatttcaaaaaatacgtaaaaatactataaattacaataatcaaaaacttaaaaaattaagaaatataaaatatttagttgacTCTCGAAAGTTTATcagccacttaaattgaaataaaaaaaattataaattacattaattaaaaatttaaattatttttaaagtataattgaGCCACAAAATTTGAACAAGAACCGTAACATATTATAAATAGGTAATTCATAAATATGATTGCTCAAGTTAAAGCTAAAATATGTAATTCATAAAAACCCTTCAAATAAAAACTTTTACATGTAGAAGCAAACCTTTTCATTAAAAAGGGGATTTAAGTCGGTGATAGCATTGTTGTCTGTAGGCCAGAAATTTTGGAACTCTGTTAATCCCCAGAAATTCATTTCCCGTAACAGAGGGAACTCAATGCCCTCAACGGTGTCACTGCAAAAGTGTGTGAAGCAGCCCAGATTATCAAGCTCAAGCCTTTCGAGTCTGGTGAATAGAATATTATTCAGACAGTGGAAATTCAATAAATCACAATCAGCCA
Coding sequences:
- the LOC107844742 gene encoding germin-like protein subfamily 1 member 11, with product MDDSHEFSHCIFPLFSAKVKRLSLEISQVCRRRGLNTLGISLMRACICVCSNWGKKKHERAGGGENLKRGVDEEFLSLQKGQSIIQVVDLRSSNIIQVTDAKGQRCSNSHKRNQNRIHSHTILRCKGNTVVFPVGLVHYQRNVGYGNSIAIAGVISIANSVFGSEPAIETIVSQIQSNF